In Anaerococcus prevotii DSM 20548, the genomic window CAGCCCTTGTGTGGATAGCTCTAGCCTTTGTAAGGCCTAATTTTTCTATCACTTCATTCATAAACTTTACTTTTTTGTTTACTGAATCAATTAGGGTAAGGTCGATATCTTTTTCAATCCTTAGAGGTATGCCAGGAAAACCAGCCCCAGCCCCTATGTCTAGGACCCTATCTCCTTCTTTGATGTAATCTAGTACTGTCAATGAATCCTTGAAGTGTTTGGTCTCAATTTCACTAGGATCTGTTATTGCCGTAAGGTTGGTGTGGCTGTTTACCTCTAGCAAATAATCCATATATATTTTATAAGCCTTATCCATCTAACTCTCCTGTCTTAAGTCTGATTA contains:
- the rsmG gene encoding 16S rRNA (guanine(527)-N(7))-methyltransferase RsmG; amino-acid sequence: MDKAYKIYMDYLLEVNSHTNLTAITDPSEIETKHFKDSLTVLDYIKEGDRVLDIGAGAGFPGIPLRIEKDIDLTLIDSVNKKVKFMNEVIEKLGLTKARAIHTRAEDFAKEERETYDVVVSRAVANMATLSEYCLPMLKVGGIFIALKGPRADEELENAQKAIDILGGRVIKLDRFDLDGNERVNIVVEKIRRTKKKYPRGKNLPKKSPL